A stretch of Brevundimonas naejangsanensis DNA encodes these proteins:
- a CDS encoding DNA polymerase III subunit delta' produces MSEHPRDRFDLIADIQAEEAFLDALNRGRLHHAWLLCGVEGSGKASFAYRAARRLLGAAPDPSRGPLGAAPHDPVSRLVSAQAHPDLLVLERAVEGGKLKRAISVDQARGLPEFFAKSPSQAPHRVAIIDAADDLNINAANALLKILEEPPESGVLFLVTHAPGRLLATIRSRCRRLTFPVWSEDRLAELVRQRAGASDHEAAEAARMAGGSPGAALELASGAMSEVDRMARAWVDGPDVDRAEQLAVADGFRGAEGQARFEALMDRLIAAVKRRAVESGGREGARWAELWGRLSELPDRAVGLNLDKGDVLAGALADIARTKAAA; encoded by the coding sequence TTGAGCGAGCATCCGCGCGACCGTTTCGACCTGATCGCTGACATCCAGGCCGAGGAAGCCTTTCTGGACGCCCTGAACCGCGGGCGGCTGCACCATGCCTGGCTGCTGTGCGGGGTCGAGGGTTCGGGCAAGGCCAGCTTCGCCTATCGCGCTGCGCGTCGCCTGCTGGGCGCCGCGCCGGACCCGTCGCGTGGCCCGCTGGGCGCCGCGCCGCACGACCCGGTCAGCCGATTGGTCTCGGCCCAGGCCCACCCGGACCTGCTGGTGCTTGAGCGCGCGGTCGAAGGCGGCAAGCTGAAGCGGGCCATTTCGGTCGACCAGGCGCGCGGCCTTCCGGAGTTCTTCGCCAAGAGCCCCTCGCAAGCCCCGCACCGCGTCGCCATCATTGATGCGGCGGATGACCTGAATATCAATGCCGCCAACGCCTTGCTGAAGATTCTTGAGGAGCCGCCTGAAAGCGGCGTCCTCTTCCTGGTCACCCATGCGCCGGGCCGTCTGTTGGCCACGATCCGCTCGCGATGCCGCCGCCTGACCTTCCCGGTGTGGTCGGAAGACCGGCTGGCCGAGTTGGTCCGCCAACGCGCCGGCGCATCCGACCATGAAGCCGCCGAGGCCGCGCGCATGGCCGGCGGTTCGCCCGGCGCGGCGCTGGAACTGGCCTCCGGCGCCATGTCCGAGGTCGATCGCATGGCCCGCGCCTGGGTCGATGGCCCCGACGTCGACCGCGCCGAACAACTGGCCGTCGCCGACGGCTTTCGCGGGGCCGAAGGCCAGGCGCGCTTCGAGGCCCTGATGGATCGGCTGATCGCGGCGGTGAAGCGTCGCGCCGTCGAATCCGGCGGCCGCGAGGGCGCGCGCTGGGCCGAGTTGTGGGGACGGCTGTCCGAGCTGC